One genomic region from Bombyx mori chromosome 6, ASM3026992v2 encodes:
- the LOC110385287 gene encoding uncharacterized protein LOC110385287 isoform X1 gives MRHVTTLPVKHKGIHLSFKLNNVDASIEYGIVKNNNDWIPITDPEKYVQRGQSGDGEVKPYHELNKEAEFLKKIVHRDTMNDEKYTALRQSRNMRSKCKDLGDALLKYYFNIANDFNKDILVYLINLSKSRCHDDDKIETGSIKKSPVSLFRYDRNPKKIPDGEENNLAHFENNRNEVYAEVDSNKHNILNERTYEVTEDTELDQNVGTTNNPLNYIHEKPENDLREGSLNTTAKLQDILSKYGININDDLPNYALSRRLTRSMPIKMPRYNNHLPLDPLLAVYLSNYGHYLPGVYGLNNKYYNLYGYLASNNIHNNRPFGSYKIFSDTDSSL, from the coding sequence ATACATCTCAGTTTCAAATTGAACAACGTCGATGCCAGCATAGAATATGGGATCGTCAAGAACAATAACGATTGGATACCGATCACTGATCCAGAAAAATATGTTCAACGGGGACAATCCGGTGATGGCGAAGTAAAACCGTATCATGAACTCAATAAAGAAGCGGAATTCTTGAAAAAGATTGTTCACCGTGATACTATGAATGATGAGAAATACACTGCTCTTCGACAGTCGAGAAACATGAGATCCAAATGCAAGGATCTAGGCGATGCATTACTTAAATACTATTTCAACATTGCCAATGATTTCAACAAAGACATTTTGGTTTATTTGATCAATCTATCTAAATCTAGATGTCATGATGACGATAAAATTGAGACTggaagtattaaaaaatcacctGTTTCGTTGTTTAGATACGACAGAAATCCGAAGAAAATTCCAGACGGTGAAGAAAACAATTTAGcgcattttgaaaataatagaaATGAAGTATATGCGGAAGTGGATTCTAATAAACATAACATACTTAATGAACGAACATACGAGGTGACAGAAGACACAGAACTTGATCAAAATGTTGGAACCACGAATAATCCATTAAATTACATTCATGAAAAACCTGAAAATGACCTAAGAGAGGGGAGCTTGAATACCACAGCTAAACTACAAGACATACTTTCAAAATATGGAATAAACATCAATGATGATTTACCCAATTATGCTCTATCAAGACGTCTCACAAGATCTATGCCAATAAAAATGCCTAGGTATAACAACCATTTGCCTCTAGACCCATTGTTAGCAGTTTATCTATCTAATTATGGACATTATTTACCTGGTGTTTAtggactaaataataaatattacaatttatatGGGTATTTAGCATCAAATAATATCCATAACAACAGACCTTTTGGATCTTATAAGATATTTTCTGATACCGATTCTAGTTTATAG
- the LOC110385287 gene encoding uncharacterized protein LOC110385287 isoform X2, whose protein sequence is MKKTLCILLWIHLSFKLNNVDASIEYGIVKNNNDWIPITDPEKYVQRGQSGDGEVKPYHELNKEAEFLKKIVHRDTMNDEKYTALRQSRNMRSKCKDLGDALLKYYFNIANDFNKDILVYLINLSKSRCHDDDKIETGSIKKSPVSLFRYDRNPKKIPDGEENNLAHFENNRNEVYAEVDSNKHNILNERTYEVTEDTELDQNVGTTNNPLNYIHEKPENDLREGSLNTTAKLQDILSKYGININDDLPNYALSRRLTRSMPIKMPRYNNHLPLDPLLAVYLSNYGHYLPGVYGLNNKYYNLYGYLASNNIHNNRPFGSYKIFSDTDSSL, encoded by the coding sequence ATACATCTCAGTTTCAAATTGAACAACGTCGATGCCAGCATAGAATATGGGATCGTCAAGAACAATAACGATTGGATACCGATCACTGATCCAGAAAAATATGTTCAACGGGGACAATCCGGTGATGGCGAAGTAAAACCGTATCATGAACTCAATAAAGAAGCGGAATTCTTGAAAAAGATTGTTCACCGTGATACTATGAATGATGAGAAATACACTGCTCTTCGACAGTCGAGAAACATGAGATCCAAATGCAAGGATCTAGGCGATGCATTACTTAAATACTATTTCAACATTGCCAATGATTTCAACAAAGACATTTTGGTTTATTTGATCAATCTATCTAAATCTAGATGTCATGATGACGATAAAATTGAGACTggaagtattaaaaaatcacctGTTTCGTTGTTTAGATACGACAGAAATCCGAAGAAAATTCCAGACGGTGAAGAAAACAATTTAGcgcattttgaaaataatagaaATGAAGTATATGCGGAAGTGGATTCTAATAAACATAACATACTTAATGAACGAACATACGAGGTGACAGAAGACACAGAACTTGATCAAAATGTTGGAACCACGAATAATCCATTAAATTACATTCATGAAAAACCTGAAAATGACCTAAGAGAGGGGAGCTTGAATACCACAGCTAAACTACAAGACATACTTTCAAAATATGGAATAAACATCAATGATGATTTACCCAATTATGCTCTATCAAGACGTCTCACAAGATCTATGCCAATAAAAATGCCTAGGTATAACAACCATTTGCCTCTAGACCCATTGTTAGCAGTTTATCTATCTAATTATGGACATTATTTACCTGGTGTTTAtggactaaataataaatattacaatttatatGGGTATTTAGCATCAAATAATATCCATAACAACAGACCTTTTGGATCTTATAAGATATTTTCTGATACCGATTCTAGTTTATAG